The Gammaproteobacteria bacterium DNA segment GGCGAGATGCGGGCGCTGGGCGAGCATAGTTCGATGACCGAGCGACGGGCCGACGATGCGACGAGGGACGTGGTGTACTGGCTGAAGTGCGAGTACATGATGGACAAGGTCGGTGAGAGCTTCGACGGCGTGATCAGCTCGGTGACCTCCTTCGGACTTTTCGTGGAACTGGCGGACATCTACGTGGAGGGACTGGTGCATATGACGGCCCTGCCCGAGGATTATTATCACTTCGATCCTACTGGCCACAGGCTGGCGGGAGAACGTAGCGGCGCCGTCTATCGTCTCGGCGATCCTATGCGGGTTCGCGTCGTTCGGGTCAACCTGGACGAACGCAAGATCGACTTCGAACCCGAACACCTGGTGCAGCCGAAATCCGGCCGGGACCGAACCCGACCGCGGGTGCGCCGCAAGGGCAAGAAACGCACCGGACGCCGGTAATCCGTTAATCGTGAAGAGCGAGGAGTTCGTCTACGGGTTTCACGCGGTGTCGGCCGTGATCGAGACAGCGCCAGGGAATGTCCTCGAGTTCTGGGTTGACCCCGAACGGGGCGACGCCAGAATGACGGCGCTGATCCGGGCCGCGCGGCACGCGGGACTGCGGACCCAGCAGGCGAATGCACGGACCCTGACCCGAAAGGCGCGAACCGAACACCACCAGGGGGTGGTGGCCCGTTTCCGTAGGCCGGCGCCTCCGGGGCTCGAGGTGCTGGACGCGGTGTTGAACGGCAGGGCAGGGCCGGCATTGTTACTGGTGCTGGACCAGGTGACCGATCCCCATAATCTCGGCGCCTGCCTGCGGGTCGCCGAGGCCTCGGGTGCGCAGGCGGTCGTGGCGCCTCGCAAGGGTTCGGCAACGTTGACGCCCGCGGTGCGCGCCGTGGCGGCGGGATCGGCGGAGCGCGTGCCGTTCGTTACGGTCAACAACCTGGCCCGGTCGCTGCGCGAACTGCAGTCGCGGGGATTGTGGATCTACGGGCTCGCGGGAAACGGGGAGTCCTCGATCTATGACCTGGACTTGAGGGCGCCTTGCGTACTGGTGGCCGGCTCCGAAGGCAGGGGCCTGCGGCGCATGACGCGTGAACTCTGCGATCGGGTGGCCGCCATTCCGATGCAGGGCACGGTCGAGAGCCTCAACGCCTCGGTCGCTGCGGGGGTTGCGCTGTTCGAGGCGCGCAGGCAGCGGCTCGCGCAACCCGACCCTTCGATTGCGCCGACGACAGGGCTCAAGTAGAATCGCCCGTTTTTCAGACAACCCTTCTCTCCTTGCCTCACCGGCTGATGCGCCCCGACGGTGCCCGGTTCCGGGAGGCTACAACCCGAAAGGAGCCGATGATGAGACACTACGAAGTCGTGTTTCTGGTCCATCCTGACCAGAGTGAGCAGGTCCCCGCGATGGTCGAGCGCTACCGCTCGATGATCGAGACCGGAGGGGGTACGGTCCATCGCTTTGAAGACTGGGGCCGCAGGCAGCTCGCCTATCCCATTTCCAAGATGCACAAGGCGCACTACATTCTGATGAACATCGAGTGTGACCAGGCGACGCTCGACGAGTTGAACAACGCCTTCAGGTTCAACGATGCCGTGATCCGCAATCTGGTGATGACCATGAAGAAGGCTGTCACCGAGCCGTCCCCGCTCGCCCGTGAGCGCGAGAAGGAAAAGGAGAAAGGTAACGGCAGCCGTGAACCGGCCCGGGAGACCGAGCGGGACTCGGCCGATAAGGAAACCGCCGCCGGCTGAGTACGTTCGGTCGTGATACCCAACAGACTTTTCCAGAAGGATTGACCATGTCTCGTTATTTCAGACGTCGCAGATACTGCAAGTTCACCGTCGAAGGCATCACCGAGATCGACTACAAGGATCTCGAGCTGCTGAAGGGTTTCGTCTCGGAGGCCGGAAAGATCGTGCCCAGCCGCATCACCGGGACCAGCGCCCGTTACCAGCGGCAGCTGGCGAAGGCGGTCAAACGCGCCCGATATCTGGCGCTGTTGCCGTACAGCGACCGCCACTGATTCCAGTCGCGGATCAAGATCCGGCTCAGCGTTGTGACGCACCGGCTGCAGACGGTCATGCAAGGCGTCACTAACCCGGGTCTGAAGATACAGCTCGGCAAGGATTCCCGTGGGGTGAGCTCCCGATGATGGGCAAACTGGCCACCTACATCATGGCAGGCCGTTTGCAGGCGGCCACGGCAGTTCTGGGCTTCGTGGTGCTGGCGTTCGTCCTTCCGCCACTGTCGCTGCTGAGCGGCGCCGCCCTGGCCCTGGTTACGTTGCGGAGCGGAGCAAGCAACGGACTGCAGGTTGCCGCGCTGGCGTTAGCGGTGGCTACCGCCCTGGGGTGGCTGGCGTTGGGGACGCCGTCTGCAGGGCTGATTTTCGGCCTTGTTCAGTGGGCGCCGGTCTTCATCCTGGCACTGGTGCTTCGGTATACGATTTCACTGCGGCTTGCAGTCGGTACGGCGGCGGTGCTCGGTCTGGTACTACTCGGGGTTCTCCATACCGCGGTCCCGGACCTGGCGGCACTCTGGACGGCGTTGCTGGACGAGTACTTTCGAACGAACCTCGAGCAGGTCGAGGTTCCCGCCGAGCAGATTGACGAGACGCTGCAGACGGCTTCCGTGATCATGACGGGGGCGGTCGTTTCGTCGCTGATGTTGGTGGCGGTACTGTCGCTGCTGATCGCGCGCTGGTGGCAATCGGTGCTGTACAACCCGGGTGGGTTCCGGAGCGAGTTCCAGGAACTGAGGCTGGGCAGGCCCCTGGCGATCGTGGGTACCGCGTTGCTGGTGGCGGCGTATCTGCAGAAGTCGAGCGCCCTGACCGAAGCGGCCCTGGTGGCGCTGCTGCCGTTCCTGCTGCAGGGGATTGCCGTGGTTCACGGTCTCAGCGCCCGGTCCGCCAATCCGGTGCCCTGGCTGATCGGGCTCTACGCGCTGCTGATTATTGCGATGCCGCAGATGATGGCGGCCCTGATCGCCCTGGGCGTGATGGACAACTTCGTCGACCTGCGGAGGCGATTCGGCTCTCGACAGGGGCAGGGCGAGGATTGAAGCGGGAGTCGTGCGCCGCGCGAGTTCAGGCTTACCCGGGGGCGGGAGAGTCCTGGTCCGATTCACGAAATTGGTACCGGTAGTCCGGGGTCGCTCCGGCACATTGGCTACCCAAAATTTTACTTTTTTGAAGGTGCGAGACGATGGAAGTCATTCTGCTTGAGAAAATCGAGAACCTCGGGGGATTGGGGGAGAAGGTGAAGGTCAAGCCCGGACATGCCCGCAACTATCTGATCCCCCAAGGTAAGGCCAAGTTCGCGACGGCCGAGAACCTGGCCGAGTTCGAGGCGCGCCGTGCCGAGCTCGAGAACGCCGCGGCCGAAGGGTTCGAGGCCGCCGAGGCCCGCCGAGAGCAGATCGAGGGGCTGGTCGTGAACATCACGGTCAAGGCGGGCAGTGAGGGCAAGCTCTTCGGTTCGGTCGGTCCCGACGACATTGCCGCGGCGATTTCCGAGGCCGGAGCGGAAGTGGTCAAGCGCGAGGTGAGGATGCCCTCCGGCCCCATTCGCCAGACCGGGGAGTACGAGATCGGGATCCATCTCCATTCCGACGTCAACGTGGTCGTGACGGTCAACGTCGTTCCCGAGTAACACACAATCCTGACCGGGCTTCCCGTGGTTCCGGGCGGGAATCCGGATCGCCGGAGGGATCGCGGCGCTTGCCCTGAAGGGATATCGTGCGGGTCTACCGAGCCGATTCGGCCCGGCGCGCTGGCAGCAGGCATCCGGTACGATACCCAACGGGTCTTGATCCCATGTCAGACACTCCGCTAGCGCAGCGCAACAGGCCCGCAAGTATCGAAAGCCTCAAAGTCCCCCCGCATTCCATGGAAGCCGAGCAGTCCGTGCTCGGCGGCCTCGTGATCGACAACAACGCCTGGGACCAGGTCGCCGACCGTATCGCCGAGGTCGATTTCTACGTCTACGACCACCGCGTCATCTTCCGTGCGATCAGCGAACTCGCCGAGGCCGGAAAGCCCTTCGATCTCGTTACCCTCAGTGACTGGCTGGAGCAGCGAAAGGAGCTCAGCGAGGCCAGTGTCATGTCCTATCTGGGACAGCTCGCGAGAGACACGCCCAGTGCCGCCAATATTCGAGCCTACGCGGATATCGTGCGGGAAAAGTCCGTCCTCAGGCAGCTCATCACCGTCGGAACGGAAATCGCCGACAGCGGATTCAAAACCGAGGGGCAGGACACCAAGGCCTTACTCGACCAGGCCGAGCAGAAGGTCTTTGCCATCGCCGATCAGGGCGCGCGGGCGCATCAGGGGTTCCGCAGCATCAGTACCCTGCTCAAGTCCGCGGTCGACCGGATTGACGAGCTCTATGAGCGGGACGATCCGATCACCGGCCTGCCCACGGGGTTCGCCGAGTTCGACGAGAAGACCTCGGGGCTACAGAACGGCGACCTGATCATCGTCGCCGGCCGGCCCTCGATGGGCAAGACGGCGTTCGCGGTCAACATGGCGCAGTACGCTGCGGTCAAGCGCAACGCCGCGGTGGCGATCTTCAGCATGGAGATGCCGGGCGAACAACTGACCATGCGCATGCTATCCTCGCTGGGACGGATCGACCAGCACCGTCTGCGTAACGGCAGGCTGCTTCAGGAGGACTGGCCGCGGATCAGCAGCGCGGTCGCCATGCTCAGCGAGGTGCCGATCTTTATCGACGACTCGGCCAGTCTCACCCCGACCGAGCTGAGAGCTCGGGCGCGGCGGCTCAAGCGCGAGCACGACCTGAATCTGATCGTTGTCGACTATCTGCAGCTGATGCAGGTCACGGGCACCGCCGAGAACCGTGCGACCGAGATCTCGGAGATCTCCCGCAGCCTGAAGGGCCTTGCAAAGGAGCTGAGCGTCCCGGTGATCGCCCTTTCCCAGCTCAACCGCAGTCTGGAACAGCGCCCCAACAAACGGCCCATCATGTCGGACCTGCGTGAATCCGGGGCTATCGAGCAGGACGCCGACCTCATCGTTTTCATCTATCGCGACGAGGTATACAACGAGGAGTCGAACGACAAGGGGATCGCCGAGATCATTATCGGCAAGCAGCGCAACGGGCCGATCGACACGGTGCGCCTGACCTTCCTCGGCCAGTACACCAGTTTCGAGAATTACGTCTCCGAGTCGTACACCAGCGAGTCCTTCTGATGACCCGCAGCGCGTGCGTACGGATCGATCCGTACGCACTGCAGCACAACCTGGCGCGTGTCCGGCAGGCCGCACCCGGGAGTCGAGTCATGGCCGTCATCAAGGCCAACGCCTACGGTCACGGGGCCCTGACGGCGGCCTCGGCCCTGTCAGCGGCCGACGGCTTTGCCGTTGCCAACATTGCCGAGGCCGCGCGCCTGCGCGATGGCGGCGTTTCACACCCTCTGCTGGCGCTTCAGGGCTGCCGGGACGCAGCCGAGGTGGAACTCGCGGCGGCGCAGGACATCTGGATCGCGGTACAGCGACCGGATCAGATCGAGCTGCTGGAACGGGTCGGGCCGGCAAGGCCGCTGCGCGTCTGGCTGAAACTCAATACCGGTATGAATCGCCTCGGTCTCCCGGCAGCGGATGCGGCCCTTTGGCAAGAACGCCTGCTGCGGTTGCCCGCGGTGCGCGAGGACATCGTCCTGATGACGCATCTGGCCTGCGGTGACGACCGGGAGAATCCGGCCACCCAACGTCAGATCATTGCGTTCGATCATGCCGTTGCCGGACTGGCGGGTGAGCAGAGCATCGCCAATTCAGCCGGTGTGCTTGCCTTCCCCGGGGCACACCGGGACTGGGTGAGGCCCGGCATCATGCTCTACGGCTCGAGCCCTTTCCCCGATACCCATCCCGAGCACGAAGGGCTGCTACCGGCAATGACAGTGAGCGGTCCGCTGATCGCGATCGACGAGCGGCGCCGCGGAGAGGCCGTCGGTTACGGTGGGACCTGGGTGTGTCAGGAAGACATGCCGATCGGTGTCGCGGCCATCGGCTACGCCGACGGCTATCCCCGGCACGCGCCTTCGGGGACCCCGGTAGTGGTGAACGGACGGCGGGCCCGGCTCGCCGGCCGCGTTTCGATGGATATGATCACGATCGATCTGCGTGGTGTCGCGCGACCGCGAATCGGTGACGAGGTCGTTGGTTGGGGGGCGGATCCGGGTGTGGATGAGGTGGCCCGCGCCGCGGGGACGATCGGGTACGAGTTGCTGTGCAATGCCGGGCGCTGTCTCGACATGACGGGCCGCTGATCGTTCGTCACCCCTGCGCGGGTCCGGAATCAGCGCTCAAGCAGATCCAGTTTTCCGGGTTTGCCCGCCCAGTCGTCGGCGTCCGGGGGTGCGTCCTTCTTGGCCGTGATCACCGGCCATTCGCGGGACAGTTCCTCGTTTAATGCCAGAAAATGTTGCTGATCCGCAGAGAGGTCGTCTTCCGGGAGGATGGCCTCGACGGGACATTCGGGTTCGCAAAGGGTGCAGTCGATACACTCTTCCGGATCGATGACGAGAAAGTTCGGGCCTTCGTGAAAGCAATCGACGGGACATACCTCGACGCAGTCCGTGTACTTACATTTGATGCAGTCCTCAACGACGACAAAGGTCATCGGTTCTTCTCCATAGCAGCAGATATCGAATAATTCGCTATTC contains these protein-coding regions:
- the rlmB gene encoding 23S rRNA (guanosine(2251)-2'-O)-methyltransferase RlmB is translated as MKSEEFVYGFHAVSAVIETAPGNVLEFWVDPERGDARMTALIRAARHAGLRTQQANARTLTRKARTEHHQGVVARFRRPAPPGLEVLDAVLNGRAGPALLLVLDQVTDPHNLGACLRVAEASGAQAVVAPRKGSATLTPAVRAVAAGSAERVPFVTVNNLARSLRELQSRGLWIYGLAGNGESSIYDLDLRAPCVLVAGSEGRGLRRMTRELCDRVAAIPMQGTVESLNASVAAGVALFEARRQRLAQPDPSIAPTTGLK
- the rpsF gene encoding 30S ribosomal protein S6, which encodes MRHYEVVFLVHPDQSEQVPAMVERYRSMIETGGGTVHRFEDWGRRQLAYPISKMHKAHYILMNIECDQATLDELNNAFRFNDAVIRNLVMTMKKAVTEPSPLAREREKEKEKGNGSREPARETERDSADKETAAG
- the rpsR gene encoding 30S ribosomal protein S18 → MSRYFRRRRYCKFTVEGITEIDYKDLELLKGFVSEAGKIVPSRITGTSARYQRQLAKAVKRARYLALLPYSDRH
- a CDS encoding DUF2232 domain-containing protein yields the protein MMGKLATYIMAGRLQAATAVLGFVVLAFVLPPLSLLSGAALALVTLRSGASNGLQVAALALAVATALGWLALGTPSAGLIFGLVQWAPVFILALVLRYTISLRLAVGTAAVLGLVLLGVLHTAVPDLAALWTALLDEYFRTNLEQVEVPAEQIDETLQTASVIMTGAVVSSLMLVAVLSLLIARWWQSVLYNPGGFRSEFQELRLGRPLAIVGTALLVAAYLQKSSALTEAALVALLPFLLQGIAVVHGLSARSANPVPWLIGLYALLIIAMPQMMAALIALGVMDNFVDLRRRFGSRQGQGED
- the rplI gene encoding 50S ribosomal protein L9; this translates as MEVILLEKIENLGGLGEKVKVKPGHARNYLIPQGKAKFATAENLAEFEARRAELENAAAEGFEAAEARREQIEGLVVNITVKAGSEGKLFGSVGPDDIAAAISEAGAEVVKREVRMPSGPIRQTGEYEIGIHLHSDVNVVVTVNVVPE
- the dnaB gene encoding replicative DNA helicase encodes the protein MSDTPLAQRNRPASIESLKVPPHSMEAEQSVLGGLVIDNNAWDQVADRIAEVDFYVYDHRVIFRAISELAEAGKPFDLVTLSDWLEQRKELSEASVMSYLGQLARDTPSAANIRAYADIVREKSVLRQLITVGTEIADSGFKTEGQDTKALLDQAEQKVFAIADQGARAHQGFRSISTLLKSAVDRIDELYERDDPITGLPTGFAEFDEKTSGLQNGDLIIVAGRPSMGKTAFAVNMAQYAAVKRNAAVAIFSMEMPGEQLTMRMLSSLGRIDQHRLRNGRLLQEDWPRISSAVAMLSEVPIFIDDSASLTPTELRARARRLKREHDLNLIVVDYLQLMQVTGTAENRATEISEISRSLKGLAKELSVPVIALSQLNRSLEQRPNKRPIMSDLRESGAIEQDADLIVFIYRDEVYNEESNDKGIAEIIIGKQRNGPIDTVRLTFLGQYTSFENYVSESYTSESF
- the alr gene encoding alanine racemase, producing the protein MTRSACVRIDPYALQHNLARVRQAAPGSRVMAVIKANAYGHGALTAASALSAADGFAVANIAEAARLRDGGVSHPLLALQGCRDAAEVELAAAQDIWIAVQRPDQIELLERVGPARPLRVWLKLNTGMNRLGLPAADAALWQERLLRLPAVREDIVLMTHLACGDDRENPATQRQIIAFDHAVAGLAGEQSIANSAGVLAFPGAHRDWVRPGIMLYGSSPFPDTHPEHEGLLPAMTVSGPLIAIDERRRGEAVGYGGTWVCQEDMPIGVAAIGYADGYPRHAPSGTPVVVNGRRARLAGRVSMDMITIDLRGVARPRIGDEVVGWGADPGVDEVARAAGTIGYELLCNAGRCLDMTGR
- a CDS encoding ferredoxin family protein, whose product is MTFVVVEDCIKCKYTDCVEVCPVDCFHEGPNFLVIDPEECIDCTLCEPECPVEAILPEDDLSADQQHFLALNEELSREWPVITAKKDAPPDADDWAGKPGKLDLLER